A genomic stretch from Bacteroidales bacterium includes:
- a CDS encoding U32 family peptidase, with amino-acid sequence MYEIEVTAPVGSFESLQAALEAGADSVYFGVGELNMRSASTTNFTPQELPYIVKKTKEHNAKAYLTLNVVIYEEELENAFDLLQKAKDAGVDAIIATDYSVLSKTRELKMPVHLSTQTNITNSEAVRFYSQWADVVILSRELSLEQINKIHTRIHKEKILGPSGKPIRLEAFVHGAFCMAISGKCYLSKDLHNQSANRGKCLQVCRRKYKLFDEERNIELEMENGYILSARDLCTLSFLDKIINAGISILKIEGRGRSAEYVYTTVKVYKEAVKAIQSNTFNQDFIKYGLEQLSKVYHRQFWEGYYLGRTTIEWSNQPGSASTEYKEYVGKVTHYYSQLNVAEIKAETMPVYVGAEIYIIGPTTGVVRTTISELHTDVGPSSSASQGTIFSIKVPVKVRRNDQVFIIKQR; translated from the coding sequence ATGTACGAAATTGAAGTAACAGCTCCTGTTGGTTCTTTTGAATCACTTCAAGCAGCATTAGAAGCAGGAGCAGATTCTGTCTACTTCGGAGTAGGCGAATTAAATATGCGATCCGCATCCACCACAAATTTTACTCCACAAGAGTTACCTTATATCGTAAAAAAAACTAAAGAACATAATGCAAAAGCATATCTCACGCTCAATGTTGTTATATATGAAGAAGAACTAGAAAATGCTTTTGATCTTTTACAAAAAGCAAAAGATGCTGGTGTAGATGCCATCATAGCTACAGATTACAGTGTTCTATCCAAAACGCGAGAATTGAAAATGCCTGTTCATCTATCTACTCAAACTAATATTACCAATTCTGAAGCTGTTCGGTTTTATTCCCAATGGGCCGATGTAGTTATTCTTTCAAGAGAACTTTCATTAGAACAAATCAATAAAATCCATACAAGAATTCACAAAGAAAAAATTCTAGGTCCTTCGGGAAAACCAATCAGACTGGAAGCTTTCGTACACGGTGCTTTCTGCATGGCTATCAGTGGAAAATGCTATCTCAGTAAGGATTTGCATAACCAAAGTGCTAATCGCGGAAAATGTCTGCAAGTGTGTCGAAGAAAATACAAACTTTTTGACGAAGAACGCAACATCGAATTAGAAATGGAAAATGGGTACATTCTCTCGGCACGCGACCTCTGCACACTTTCATTTCTAGATAAAATTATCAATGCTGGTATAAGTATTTTGAAAATTGAAGGAAGAGGACGTTCCGCTGAATATGTCTATACGACAGTTAAAGTGTATAAAGAAGCTGTCAAAGCCATTCAAAGTAATACTTTCAATCAAGACTTTATAAAATACGGTCTCGAACAACTCAGTAAAGTCTATCATCGTCAATTCTGGGAAGGCTACTATCTTGGAAGAACAACTATTGAATGGAGTAATCAGCCAGGCTCTGCTTCAACAGAATACAAAGAATACGTTGGTAAAGTAACTCATTATTATTCTCAACTTAATGTTGCTGAAATTAAGGCCGAAACTATGCCTGTTTATGTTGGAGCTGAAATCTATATTATCGGTCCCACCACAGGAGTCGTAAGAACTACCATCTCAGAACTTCACACCGATGTTGGTCCTTCCAGTTCAGCTTCTCAAGGAACCATTTTCTCTATCAAAGTTCCTGTAAAAGTTCGAAGAAATGATCAAGTTTTTATAATCAAACAACGATGA
- a CDS encoding shikimate kinase — protein MILPIDELAIRPIFLVGFMKSGKTTIGRLIAKRLNRTFIDLDEYIEEKLNQKISVLIREKGLTIFRKEETRALKEVVRNYPTNSVIATGGGIVDYKVNRIYLPKHGYVVWLFSSLNELMKRQDNKDRPLWNNDVTSLFYSRIYHYSEIADEIIITDGKSIEEVVRYVVGQ, from the coding sequence ATGATCTTGCCCATCGATGAACTAGCGATTCGTCCTATTTTCCTCGTGGGTTTTATGAAAAGCGGTAAAACGACCATTGGAAGATTAATAGCCAAACGACTCAATCGTACTTTCATTGATTTAGATGAATATATTGAAGAGAAACTGAATCAAAAAATCAGCGTTCTTATAAGGGAAAAAGGATTAACTATCTTTCGAAAAGAAGAAACCAGAGCATTAAAAGAAGTCGTAAGAAATTATCCAACCAACTCTGTGATAGCTACCGGAGGAGGTATCGTAGATTACAAAGTGAACAGGATTTATTTGCCTAAGCATGGTTATGTCGTCTGGCTTTTCTCATCGTTGAATGAACTCATGAAAAGACAAGACAATAAGGATCGACCATTGTGGAATAATGATGTAACGAGTCTATTTTATTCGAGAATTTACCACTATAGCGAAATCGCCGATGAGATCATCATCACAGACGGAAAATCAATTGAGGAAGTCGTTCGTTATGTCGTTGGTCAATAA
- a CDS encoding NUDIX hydrolase has product MKRWCYDYPRPAVTVDAILLYKEKKNVFVALIKRKNEPYKNLWALPGGFVDENETLEHAIRREVKEELQIDLPEETFNQFRAYSDPKRDPRHRTITITFIAWLDDQIKLSAADDAAEASWFSLFSLPSMAFDHAKILEDVKKHLLLTNDITNDFLN; this is encoded by the coding sequence ATGAAACGGTGGTGCTATGATTATCCTCGTCCTGCCGTAACGGTTGATGCAATATTGTTATATAAAGAAAAGAAAAATGTTTTTGTTGCTCTTATTAAAAGAAAAAATGAACCTTATAAGAATTTATGGGCATTGCCTGGTGGATTTGTAGACGAAAATGAAACTTTAGAACATGCCATACGACGTGAAGTCAAGGAAGAATTACAAATAGATTTACCCGAAGAAACCTTTAATCAATTTCGCGCTTACAGTGATCCAAAGCGTGATCCAAGGCATCGTACCATTACAATAACATTTATTGCTTGGCTCGATGATCAAATCAAACTTAGTGCGGCAGATGATGCTGCAGAAGCTTCATGGTTTTCTCTTTTTTCATTACCTTCTATGGCATTTGATCATGCAAAGATTTTGGAAGATGTGAAGAAACATCTTTTATTGACCAACGACATAACGAACGACTTCCTCAATTGA
- a CDS encoding peptidylprolyl isomerase, translated as MKKYVLSFVILLSLTFSSFAQEDEIIMIIDNEPVTKTEFLKVYLKNNNDPDPYNEQSIRNYLDLFINYKLKVKQAIKEGLDTTKKFRQEFNNYKRQLAQNYLYDKETYDKLLNESYERSQFDLRVSHILIKLTPNASPADTLKAYKKALDIRSKILKGMPFEDAALAYSEDETVKDRTAKDGTVISGNKGDLGFFTVFNMAYEFETAAYNLKIDEISMPVRTQLGYHIIKLTDKRPALGKVLTAHILVQTKDIGEANAIQKINEAYRLIKEGKTFEEVAKEYSDDKGSATKGGQLPWFGCFRMVPEFITPLYTMKPGDISEPIRSIYGYHIIKLIDRKPVLSFEEEKNNLKNQLQRDKRYQLTRKALVEKLKKEYAYSYKPEVLKKLLPLLNDSLYDASWKYPKIPIMKDTLCKIGKKVYTLEEFADFFMQRQSQLKRGDDWWTFILFQFDNFIQDKIIEYEYGQLERKYQDFADLVKEYHDGILLFELMDQKVWSRAVKDTTGLKEFYKTVQNKYMYGERADVVVFTTSSENTAKSLERFISKKGKKVQDPITILKTVVKDTSVSVKHQEMKVEKGTSPLVEKLPWKPMQVKIVPENNNFHVVWIKKILAPEPKPLNEVKGLVAAEYQNYLEEKWISELRSRYKWQINENVLSSLWKK; from the coding sequence ATGAAAAAATACGTTCTCTCATTTGTCATTTTGTTATCTTTAACTTTTTCCTCCTTTGCTCAGGAGGATGAAATTATTATGATCATTGACAACGAACCTGTCACAAAAACAGAATTTCTAAAAGTTTATCTCAAAAACAACAATGATCCTGATCCATACAACGAACAAAGTATCCGTAATTATCTCGATCTTTTTATCAACTACAAACTTAAAGTAAAACAAGCCATCAAAGAAGGCCTTGATACCACTAAAAAATTTCGACAAGAATTTAATAATTATAAACGGCAGTTGGCTCAGAACTATCTCTATGACAAAGAAACTTATGACAAATTACTCAATGAGTCTTACGAAAGAAGCCAGTTTGACCTTCGCGTTTCACATATTCTTATAAAGCTTACACCTAATGCTTCACCTGCTGACACATTAAAAGCTTACAAAAAAGCTCTAGATATTCGATCGAAAATTCTCAAGGGGATGCCTTTTGAAGATGCTGCTCTAGCTTACTCTGAAGATGAAACAGTTAAAGATAGAACAGCAAAAGATGGAACGGTCATTTCAGGCAATAAAGGAGATCTTGGCTTCTTTACCGTATTTAATATGGCTTACGAATTTGAAACTGCAGCATACAACTTGAAAATCGACGAAATCAGTATGCCCGTACGTACCCAGCTCGGCTATCATATCATTAAGCTAACAGATAAAAGACCTGCCTTAGGAAAGGTACTTACAGCTCACATTCTTGTTCAGACGAAAGACATTGGTGAAGCAAATGCCATACAAAAAATCAATGAAGCATACCGACTTATTAAAGAAGGCAAAACTTTTGAAGAGGTTGCCAAAGAATATTCCGACGACAAAGGTTCCGCTACTAAAGGCGGTCAGCTTCCATGGTTTGGATGCTTTCGCATGGTACCTGAATTTATCACTCCGTTGTATACAATGAAACCTGGTGATATATCCGAGCCTATTAGGTCTATATATGGTTATCATATTATCAAGCTCATTGATCGAAAACCCGTTCTTTCTTTCGAAGAGGAAAAAAATAACCTTAAAAACCAACTTCAGCGAGATAAAAGGTATCAGCTAACCCGAAAAGCACTTGTCGAAAAACTCAAAAAAGAATATGCTTATTCTTACAAGCCCGAGGTCCTTAAAAAATTACTTCCTTTACTTAACGATAGCCTTTACGATGCAAGTTGGAAATATCCCAAAATCCCTATCATGAAGGACACATTATGTAAAATTGGTAAAAAAGTTTATACACTCGAAGAATTTGCAGACTTTTTTATGCAAAGGCAATCTCAACTCAAGAGGGGCGACGATTGGTGGACGTTTATTCTATTTCAATTTGACAATTTTATTCAAGATAAAATCATAGAATATGAATATGGCCAACTAGAACGCAAGTATCAAGATTTTGCAGATCTTGTCAAAGAATATCACGATGGCATCTTGCTTTTTGAACTCATGGATCAGAAAGTTTGGTCACGTGCAGTGAAAGACACCACAGGGCTCAAGGAATTTTACAAAACCGTTCAAAACAAATATATGTATGGAGAAAGAGCAGATGTAGTTGTTTTTACCACATCAAGTGAAAATACAGCCAAATCTCTCGAACGCTTTATCTCCAAAAAAGGTAAAAAAGTTCAAGATCCTATTACCATCCTCAAAACTGTTGTCAAAGATACTTCAGTTTCCGTGAAACACCAAGAGATGAAAGTCGAAAAAGGCACATCTCCACTTGTCGAAAAACTCCCATGGAAGCCTATGCAAGTAAAAATCGTTCCTGAGAATAATAATTTTCATGTTGTTTGGATTAAAAAAATATTGGCCCCTGAACCCAAACCATTGAACGAAGTTAAAGGTTTAGTGGCAGCTGAATACCAAAACTATTTAGAAGAAAAATGGATTTCAGAATTAAGATCTCGATACAAATGGCAAATCAACGAAAACGTTCTTTCCTCACTCTGGAAAAAGTAA
- the panB gene encoding 3-methyl-2-oxobutanoate hydroxymethyltransferase, whose amino-acid sequence MNIQEFKQIKKVTTHVLMNMKVRGEKIAMLTAYDYSLAKIIDKAGIDVILVGDSASNVMAGNKTTLPITLDQMIYHATSVAKAVERAMVVVDLPFGTYQGDSYGALKSAIRIMKESGAEAVKVEGGREIIESVERILSAGIPVMGHLGLTPQSIYKFGTYSVRATQVEEAQKLKEDAIMLEKTGCFAIVLEKVPAQLGKEVAEMLKIPVIGIGAGKYVDGQVLVLHDMLGINQEFSPRFLRRYHNLHAEILGAVLHYINDVKTLQFPSENEQY is encoded by the coding sequence ATGAATATTCAAGAATTCAAGCAAATCAAGAAGGTAACAACCCATGTATTGATGAACATGAAGGTTCGTGGGGAGAAAATTGCAATGCTCACAGCTTATGATTATTCACTGGCTAAAATTATTGATAAAGCAGGAATTGATGTAATTTTAGTTGGAGATTCAGCATCCAATGTGATGGCTGGAAACAAGACAACATTACCCATCACCTTGGATCAGATGATTTATCATGCTACGTCGGTTGCAAAAGCTGTGGAAAGAGCCATGGTAGTGGTAGATTTACCTTTCGGAACATATCAGGGCGATTCTTATGGGGCATTAAAAAGTGCCATAAGAATTATGAAGGAAAGTGGTGCTGAAGCTGTCAAGGTAGAAGGCGGAAGAGAAATTATAGAAAGTGTAGAAAGAATTTTATCAGCTGGAATTCCAGTCATGGGTCATCTAGGCCTTACACCTCAGTCTATTTATAAATTTGGCACGTATAGTGTTAGAGCTACTCAAGTCGAAGAAGCTCAAAAACTTAAAGAAGATGCTATTATGCTTGAAAAAACCGGATGTTTTGCTATTGTATTAGAAAAAGTCCCAGCTCAACTGGGAAAAGAAGTTGCCGAAATGCTAAAAATTCCGGTGATCGGTATAGGTGCCGGGAAATACGTTGACGGACAGGTATTGGTACTACATGATATGCTGGGAATTAATCAGGAATTCAGTCCAAGATTTTTAAGAAGATATCATAACTTGCATGCAGAAATATTAGGAGCAGTTTTACATTACATCAATGACGTGAAAACACTACAGTTCCCTAGTGAGAACGAACAATATTGA
- a CDS encoding RNA pseudouridine synthase, with protein MLKKAISERILYEDNHLIIIEKLPGEIVQGDKTGDIPLSEYVRLYLKEKYHKRGNAFVGVIHRLDRPVGGVLVLAKTSKALSRMNKIFSERQTEKWYLAIVTSRPCLQEAELVHYLKKNEKNNKVYVSSEPREGYQCAKLHYQLISSSQRYYMLMIKLLTGRHHQIRAQLSYIGCPIKGDLKYGARRSNSDGSIGLWSWKIKFIHPVHHQIIECVSLPPLVEPWRSLLENANLI; from the coding sequence ATGTTAAAAAAGGCTATCAGTGAGCGCATTTTATATGAGGATAATCACTTGATCATTATAGAAAAATTACCTGGGGAGATTGTTCAGGGGGATAAAACAGGAGATATACCACTTTCTGAATATGTCAGATTATACTTAAAAGAAAAATACCATAAACGAGGAAATGCTTTCGTCGGTGTAATTCATCGGTTAGATAGACCTGTTGGTGGTGTTCTAGTATTAGCCAAAACTTCTAAAGCCTTATCTCGAATGAATAAGATATTTAGCGAACGACAGACAGAAAAATGGTATTTAGCAATCGTTACAAGTCGTCCATGTTTACAGGAAGCTGAACTTGTTCATTATCTGAAAAAAAATGAAAAAAACAACAAGGTCTATGTTTCTTCCGAACCTCGTGAAGGCTATCAGTGTGCAAAACTTCATTATCAACTAATTTCGTCATCTCAAAGATATTATATGCTTATGATTAAATTGCTTACAGGTAGGCATCACCAAATAAGGGCACAACTTTCGTACATAGGATGTCCTATCAAGGGAGATCTGAAGTACGGCGCGCGGCGTTCAAATTCTGATGGAAGTATAGGCCTATGGTCATGGAAAATAAAATTCATCCATCCCGTTCATCATCAAATCATTGAATGCGTTTCTCTGCCACCACTTGTCGAACCTTGGCGAAGCCTTCTTGAAAATGCTAATTTGATTTAA
- the guaB gene encoding IMP dehydrogenase, translating into MNNYISERVIGEGLTFDDVLLLPAYSEILPHETVLTTRFSRNIILNVPFVSAAMDTVTESAMAIAMAQEGGIGVIHKNMSIEDQAKEVKKVKRAENGMIIDPVTIFPSQTVGDALQMMKEHKIGGIPVVNDKKQLVGIITNRDLRFEKDLHKPIEEVMTKSPLITVPEFVTFDKAEEILQEHKIEKLPVVDNNNVLIGLITYKDIIKIKARPNACKDSYGRLRVAAAVGVSKDTIDRAFALKEAGVDALVVDTAHAHSKKVFEVVRSLKKTFPDLDIIAGNIATYEAAKDLSTLDVDAIKVGIGPGSICTTRVIAGIGVPQLSAIMAVSKALEGSGIPIIADGGIRYSGDVVKALAAGADSVMIGSIFAGVEESPGETILYEGRKFKVYRGMGSLEAMQSGSKDRYFQDEEDVKKLVPEGIVGQIPYKGTLSEVMIQMVGGLRAGMGYCGARNISDLKKTRFIQITHAGIIESHPHDVTIIREAPNYSR; encoded by the coding sequence ATGAACAACTACATTTCTGAACGAGTTATAGGAGAAGGTCTCACTTTTGATGACGTTTTACTTTTACCTGCCTACAGTGAAATACTTCCTCACGAAACTGTTTTGACCACGCGTTTTTCTAGGAACATCATCCTCAATGTCCCTTTTGTTTCAGCTGCCATGGATACAGTTACCGAAAGTGCCATGGCTATAGCCATGGCTCAGGAGGGAGGCATCGGCGTGATTCATAAAAACATGAGCATTGAAGATCAGGCTAAAGAAGTAAAAAAAGTCAAGCGTGCTGAAAACGGTATGATCATTGATCCGGTTACAATATTCCCGAGCCAAACTGTGGGTGATGCACTTCAGATGATGAAAGAACATAAAATAGGCGGCATTCCTGTTGTAAATGATAAAAAACAACTGGTAGGTATAATAACCAATCGTGATCTTAGATTTGAAAAAGACCTTCACAAGCCTATCGAAGAGGTTATGACCAAATCACCTTTGATCACCGTCCCTGAATTCGTCACTTTTGATAAAGCTGAAGAAATTTTGCAAGAACATAAAATAGAGAAACTTCCAGTTGTTGATAATAACAACGTTCTGATTGGCCTTATAACGTACAAGGATATCATTAAAATCAAGGCTAGGCCCAATGCATGTAAAGATTCTTATGGCAGATTACGTGTAGCTGCAGCTGTAGGTGTATCAAAAGACACAATTGACCGAGCTTTTGCATTAAAAGAAGCAGGTGTTGATGCTTTAGTGGTTGACACAGCACATGCTCACTCTAAAAAAGTTTTTGAAGTAGTCAGATCATTAAAAAAGACTTTTCCCGACTTAGACATTATTGCAGGAAACATTGCCACATACGAAGCTGCCAAAGACCTTTCTACATTAGATGTTGATGCCATCAAAGTTGGAATAGGACCTGGATCCATTTGCACGACACGTGTCATTGCGGGGATTGGGGTTCCACAACTTTCAGCTATCATGGCTGTAAGCAAAGCTCTAGAAGGAAGCGGAATTCCTATCATTGCCGATGGAGGCATACGTTATTCAGGTGATGTGGTCAAAGCCCTTGCAGCTGGTGCTGATTCAGTCATGATTGGAAGCATATTTGCAGGCGTAGAAGAAAGTCCCGGAGAAACTATTCTTTACGAGGGTAGAAAATTTAAAGTCTACCGTGGCATGGGTAGCTTAGAAGCTATGCAAAGCGGTTCCAAGGATCGTTACTTCCAAGATGAGGAAGACGTCAAGAAACTAGTCCCCGAAGGCATTGTGGGACAAATTCCTTATAAAGGAACATTGAGTGAGGTGATGATTCAAATGGTGGGTGGACTCAGGGCTGGGATGGGCTATTGTGGTGCCAGAAATATTAGCGACTTAAAAAAAACACGATTTATCCAAATCACTCATGCAGGTATTATTGAAAGCCATCCTCACGATGTAACCATTATTCGAGAAGCACCTAATTACAGTCGATAA
- a CDS encoding chorismate synthase — protein sequence MNSFGRLFRIQIYGESHTTQVGILIDGCPPGIPISVDDFLDDMLRRKPGKHGTTQRMEADVPVITSGVFRGFTTGAPIHIFVKNQDHHSDEYLSTENIPRPGHADYVAYIRYKGFNDLRGGGMFSGRLTAALVLAGVIAKKIIAPTKVEANVITIGGSDKEWEKIIEHAIQEGDSLGGLVECRVNQVPVGLGEPFFDSVESLIAHAIFSIPGIKGIEFGDGFRVTTMKGSEYNDIILPDGKFATNHAGGIHGGLTNGNDIIFRIAVRPPASIRKPQQTINLNTGKSVSISVGGRHDVCFALRIPPIVEALTACVIADLLLIAKSW from the coding sequence ATGAATTCCTTCGGAAGATTATTTCGCATACAAATTTATGGTGAATCTCATACCACCCAAGTAGGTATTTTAATTGACGGTTGCCCTCCTGGGATTCCAATTTCCGTTGATGACTTTCTCGACGATATGTTGAGGAGAAAACCAGGAAAGCATGGCACAACTCAACGAATGGAGGCAGATGTCCCTGTGATTACATCGGGAGTCTTCCGGGGTTTTACAACAGGTGCACCTATTCATATTTTTGTAAAAAATCAAGACCATCACTCGGACGAATATTTAAGTACGGAAAATATTCCCCGACCAGGGCATGCTGATTACGTTGCATATATTCGTTATAAAGGATTCAACGATCTTCGAGGAGGTGGCATGTTTTCAGGTAGACTCACTGCTGCACTAGTATTGGCTGGTGTAATAGCTAAAAAAATTATTGCTCCGACAAAAGTTGAAGCAAATGTTATCACAATTGGTGGATCAGACAAGGAGTGGGAAAAAATCATTGAACATGCTATTCAAGAAGGAGATTCATTGGGTGGCCTCGTAGAATGTCGCGTAAATCAAGTTCCTGTTGGACTAGGAGAACCCTTTTTTGATTCTGTAGAATCTCTTATTGCCCATGCCATCTTTAGCATACCCGGTATTAAAGGTATTGAATTTGGTGATGGATTTCGTGTCACAACCATGAAAGGCAGCGAGTACAACGACATCATTTTACCAGATGGAAAATTTGCTACTAATCATGCAGGAGGAATACACGGTGGATTAACCAATGGTAACGACATCATCTTCAGAATAGCTGTCCGTCCCCCAGCTAGCATACGAAAACCACAGCAAACCATAAATCTCAACACAGGTAAATCTGTTTCGATATCTGTCGGAGGCCGTCACGATGTTTGTTTTGCTCTACGCATTCCACCCATAGTGGAAGCTCTAACTGCTTGTGTAATTGCTGATCTTTTATTAATTGCCAAGTCATGGTAA
- a CDS encoding peptidylprolyl isomerase, producing MRNSVFVFLMLASLMALSQPVGQVLDKIVAIVGNKIITLSDVEIQYWQFVMMGQKPTDELRCSVLEELMFQKMLQVQAEFDSVTISDNQVENELDRRLRFFINQMGSPEQLEKFYNKSIVEIKEEFRELVREQLLIETMKSKITENVSVSPSEVRKFYQQLPPDSIPLIESQIEYGEIVAIPQPSDIEKKIAYEKISEIHRRITQKGENFEVLARLYSHDIETAKKGGETGFWGKGQMVSSFEAAAFSLKKPGDVSDIIETPYGYHILQLIQRRGEFVNVRHILIIPEVSDADIRRTKKQLDSLRNEILSGRITFEEAAFKFNPPELKTRNGLVINPYNGKTTFSPSELTPDVFLAIDKLKPGEISPVLPYQTDKGQSAFRIFYLKSRTDPRKATLEKDYALFVELTTELKKKQALEKWFYDHKKYIYIKIDPEFSDCLFKYKWN from the coding sequence ATGAGAAATAGTGTTTTCGTTTTTCTGATGCTGGCATCACTAATGGCTCTGTCGCAACCCGTCGGTCAAGTTCTGGATAAAATTGTCGCCATCGTTGGAAATAAAATCATTACCCTTTCGGACGTAGAAATCCAATATTGGCAATTTGTGATGATGGGACAGAAACCGACTGATGAGTTACGTTGTTCAGTTCTGGAAGAACTTATGTTCCAGAAAATGCTGCAAGTGCAAGCAGAATTTGATTCTGTGACAATTTCTGATAATCAGGTTGAAAACGAACTTGACAGACGACTTCGTTTCTTCATAAATCAAATGGGAAGCCCCGAACAACTTGAAAAATTTTATAACAAATCTATTGTGGAAATCAAAGAAGAATTTCGTGAACTTGTTCGCGAACAATTACTTATAGAAACCATGAAGTCCAAAATAACAGAAAACGTTAGTGTTTCTCCTTCCGAAGTCAGAAAATTCTATCAACAACTACCCCCCGATAGTATACCACTGATAGAATCACAAATTGAATATGGCGAAATAGTTGCCATTCCACAACCTTCAGATATTGAAAAAAAAATTGCTTATGAAAAAATTAGTGAAATTCATCGGCGAATAACTCAAAAAGGTGAAAATTTTGAGGTTCTTGCCAGACTCTATTCACACGATATCGAAACAGCTAAAAAAGGTGGAGAAACAGGGTTCTGGGGTAAAGGTCAAATGGTTTCTTCCTTCGAAGCAGCAGCTTTTAGCCTGAAAAAGCCCGGAGATGTTTCGGACATTATCGAGACACCATATGGTTACCACATTCTTCAACTCATTCAGCGTCGTGGAGAATTTGTTAATGTCCGTCATATACTAATTATTCCTGAGGTTTCTGACGCTGATATTCGGAGAACAAAAAAACAACTTGATTCTTTACGTAATGAAATTCTCAGTGGTCGGATTACCTTTGAAGAAGCTGCTTTTAAGTTTAATCCACCTGAATTAAAAACAAGAAATGGACTTGTTATTAACCCTTATAACGGTAAAACTACTTTTTCACCTAGTGAACTAACCCCTGATGTTTTTCTGGCCATAGATAAACTTAAACCCGGTGAAATTAGCCCTGTCTTACCATATCAAACCGACAAAGGACAATCAGCATTCCGTATCTTTTATCTCAAATCTAGAACTGACCCTCGAAAGGCAACGCTCGAAAAGGACTATGCACTTTTTGTTGAACTCACAACAGAATTGAAAAAAAAACAAGCTCTTGAAAAGTGGTTTTATGATCACAAAAAATATATTTATATCAAAATTGACCCTGAGTTTTCAGATTGTTTGTTCAAATATAAATGGAATTAA
- a CDS encoding MoxR family ATPase: MELNMIAFANDVEAAKKFNELYHRMRQEIAKVIVGQDEVIEKILISMFSKGHTLLIGVPGLAKTLIITTIAQSLSLTFSRIQFTPDLMPSDLIGTEILDENRQFKYIKGPIFANIILADEINRTPPKTQSALLEAMQEREVSFAGVTYPLPNPFFTLATQNPIEQEGTYPLPEAQLDRFMFSIWLDYPSFEEEIDIVKRTTLETMPTASVVSNAEEIIFFQNLVRRVPVTDYVVEYAVKLTAKTRPNSHFVHPWAKKYIAWGAGPRSSQYLILGAKCHALLHGKHMPDIEDIRAVAENVLQHRIVKNYKAEAEGISSRDIIRELLKD, translated from the coding sequence ATGGAATTAAATATGATAGCTTTTGCCAACGACGTTGAAGCAGCCAAAAAATTCAACGAACTTTACCACCGCATGCGGCAGGAAATTGCCAAAGTTATAGTAGGTCAGGACGAGGTGATCGAAAAGATTCTCATCAGTATGTTCTCTAAAGGACATACGTTGCTCATTGGCGTACCGGGCCTTGCTAAAACCCTCATCATTACCACCATAGCTCAATCCTTATCTTTAACCTTCTCACGTATTCAGTTTACACCTGATCTTATGCCAAGTGATCTCATTGGGACAGAAATTTTAGATGAAAACCGTCAGTTTAAGTACATCAAAGGTCCCATTTTTGCAAATATCATTCTTGCTGACGAGATCAACCGCACACCTCCGAAAACACAGTCAGCATTGCTCGAAGCTATGCAAGAAAGGGAAGTTTCTTTTGCCGGTGTAACTTATCCTCTTCCAAATCCTTTCTTTACATTGGCAACACAAAATCCTATAGAACAAGAAGGAACTTACCCTCTGCCAGAAGCTCAACTCGACCGATTTATGTTTAGCATCTGGCTAGACTATCCATCGTTCGAAGAAGAAATCGACATTGTCAAACGTACAACTCTCGAAACAATGCCTACAGCTTCGGTAGTCTCAAATGCTGAAGAAATCATTTTTTTTCAAAATCTCGTACGCCGTGTTCCTGTCACTGATTATGTTGTAGAATACGCAGTTAAACTCACAGCTAAAACACGCCCTAATTCTCATTTCGTACATCCATGGGCAAAAAAATATATTGCATGGGGTGCAGGTCCTCGTTCCAGTCAATATCTCATACTTGGTGCTAAATGCCATGCTTTACTTCACGGAAAACATATGCCAGACATCGAAGACATAAGGGCAGTTGCAGAAAATGTACTTCAACATAGAATTGTCAAAAATTATAAAGCAGAAGCTGAAGGTATCTCTTCTCGCGACATCATACGTGAACTGCTTAAGGATTAA